Proteins found in one Sardina pilchardus chromosome 3, fSarPil1.1, whole genome shotgun sequence genomic segment:
- the gaa gene encoding lysosomal alpha-glucosidase translates to MTHLHICHIKYFWLSLSVLLTIMTWSHLSYYRPLHLRTHSHIEGESIAVKVTRLSPSRRLLVVDNLNRSRSISRVSWAAGSHCEYNVPTERRFDCARGRALSRAECEDRGCCYVPLRADLSGGPPWCFYPPSYPGYKMGSFVPTSKGRAAHLTRSKPSYLPRDIPTLQLEVAGETAGRLHLTLRDPSSPRYEVPLSPPPPEPPSGIQNPLYAIEFHSEPFGFVVYRKSNGRVLLNTTVAPLLFADQYLQMSTSLPSHLISGLGEHYSPLTLDLNWTSVTLWNRDMAPHSDANLYGSHPFYLVQECDGLAHGVFLLNSNAMEVVLQPMPALTWVSVGGILDFYIFLGPDPQSVVRQYQEVIGYPMMPPYWALGFHLCRWGYRSTNETRSIARRMREAKFPLDVQWNDLDYADKRRVFTFDPVRFGDLPEMVQEFHQEGMRYVLILDPGISSTSQPESYWPYDEGLRRGVFIRNATGQTLIGKVWPGPTAFPDFTNPETVRWWEECIRDFHAKVPVDGLWIDMNEPASFIHGSVDGCPDTDLEKPPYIPNMIGGQLNFGTLCMSGQQNLSTHYNLHNLYGLTEAMATYSALLKVRRSRPFVLSRSSFPGLGRFSGHWTGDVRSDWEQLRYSVPAVLLFGMFGVPLVGADVCGFGGNTNEELCVRWMQLGAFYPFMRNHNDRHNAPQEPFVFGQEAQAAMRSALLLRYSLLPLLYTLFHRAHASADTVARPLFFEFPTDINSRTIDRQFLWGSSLLISPVLEQGAVGISAYLPPGTWYCLHDGQPYWSKGQHVPLSAPLNVINVHVREGYIIPQQEPALTTTAARSNPFHLTVALSAEGLARGELYWDDGDSLDTYERGDYSHILFMAGESQLVSDPLRTNGALDGLILGQVRVFGVPSSPNTVKANGEIVTDFTYNSDTMSLTVRSLSLPMTEEFTLQWML, encoded by the exons ATGACGCACTTACATATTTGCCACATAAAATATTTCTGGTtatctctgtctgtgctgttgACAATTATGACATGGAGTCACTTGTCATATTACCGACCCTTGCATCTAAGGACTCATTCACACATCGAGGGAGAATCAATTGCAGTAAAAGTTACACGACTGTCGCCGAGTCGGCGTCTCTTGGTTGTGGACAATCTTAACAGATCCCGCTCAATTTCTAGAGTCTCTTGGGCAGCCGGGAGCCATTGTGAGTACAATGTGCCCACAGAACGACGTTTCGACTGTGCTCGGGGCCGAGCTTTAAGTAGGGCCGAGTGTGAGGACAGAGGCTGCTGTTATGTGCCTCTCCGTGCAGACCTGTCTGGTGGACCTCCGTGGTGTTTCTATCCCCCTTCTTACCCTGGCTACAAGATGGGCTCCTTTGTCCCAACCTCGAAGGGCAGAGCCGCACACTTGACCCGCTCCAAACCCTCCTACCTCCCCAGAGACATCCCAACTCTTCAGCTGGAAGTGGCAGGAGAAACAGCCGGTCGATTGCATCTCACT ctaAGGGACCCCTCTTCTCCTCGGTATGAAGTTCCTTTGTCCCCTCCACCTCCTGAACCACCCTCTGGAATTCAGAACCCATTGTATGCCATAGAGTTCCACTCTGAGCCTTTTGGATTTGTAGTGTATCGTAAATCCAATGGACGAGTTCT TCTGAACACCACGGTTGCGCCGCTCCTCTTCGCTGACCAGTACTTGCAGATGTCCACCTCCCTGCCCTCCCACCTCATCTCTGGGCTTGGGGAGCACTACTCCCCCCTCACGCTTGACCTCAACTGGACCTCAGTCACCCTGTGGAACAGAGACATGGCTCCGCAT AGCGATGCCAATCTGTATGGTTCCCACCCTTTTTACCTGGTCCAGGAGTGTGATGGTCTGGCCCATGGAGTTTTTCTACTCAACAGCAATGCCATGG AGGTGGTACTGCAGCCCATGCCTGCGCTCACATGGGTGTCAGTTGGAGGAATTCTGGACTTTTACATATTTCTTGGGCCAGACCCACAGAGTGTGGTCCGCCAGTACCAGGAAGTTATCG GCTATCCCATGATGCCTCCCTACTGGGCGCTGGGATTTCATCTGTGCCGCTGGGGCTACCGCTCCACCAACGAGACACGATCCATAGCGCGGCGAATGCGTGAGGCCAAGTTCCCACTG GATGTGCAGTGGAATGACCTGGATTATGCAGACAAGCGCCGGGTCTTCACCTTTGACCCAGTGAGGTTTGGAGACCTGCCAGAGATGGTGCAGGAGTTCCATCAGGAAGGCATGAGATATGTCCTCATTCTG GATCCAGGGATTAGCAGCACAAGCCAGCCAGAATCTTACTGGCCGTACGATGAAGGCTTGCGCCGGGGGGTCTTCATCAGGAACGCCACAGGACAAACGCTCATTGGGAAG gtctGGCCTGGTCCAACTGCTTTCCCTGACTTCACCAACCCAGAGACTGTGCGATGGTGGGAGGAATGCATCCGAGACTTCCATGCCAAAGTGCCTGTAGATGGCTTGTGGATT GACATGAACGAACCAGCGAGTTTTATCCATGGCTCTGTGGATGGGTGTCCAGACACTGATTTAGAAAAGCCACCATACATCCCAA ATATGATAGGCGGTCAGCTTAATTTTGGCACCCTGTGCATGTCTGGCCAGCAGAATTTGTCCACCCATTACAACCTGCACAACCTGTATGGTCTCACTGAGGCCATGGCCACCTACAG TGCCCTCCTGAAGGTCAGGAGGTCGCGACCCTTTGTGCTGTCCCGCTCGTCCTTCCCTGGGTTGGGCCGTTTCTCTGGACACTGGACAGGAGACGTCAGGAGTGACTGGGAGCAGCTGCGTTACTCTGTCCCTG CTGTGCTGCTCTTTGGCATGTTCGGGGTACCACTGGTGGGAGCGGATGTGTGTGGCTTCGGAGGGAACACCAACGAGGAGCTGTGTGTGCGGTGGATGCAGCTCGGGGCCTTCTATCCTTTCATGAGGAATCACAACGACAGGCATAATGCA cctcaaGAGCCGTTTGTGTTCGGTCAGGAGGCGCAGGCAGCCATGCGGAGCGCCCTGTTGCTCAGGTACTCCCTGTTGCCGCTGCTCTACACGCTCTTCCACCGGGCACACGCCTCCGCAGACACCGTCGCCCGACCGCTGTTCTTCGA GTTTCCCACTGATATCAACAGCCGGACCATTGACCGTCAGTTCCTGTGGGGGAGTTCTCTTCTCATCAGTCCCGTTCTAGAACAGGGGGCTGTGGGGATATCTGCCTACCTCCCACCTGGGACATGGTACTGCCTGCATGAT GGTCAGCCCTATTGGAGTAAGGGCCAGCACGTTCCACTCTCAGCACCTCTCAACGTGATCAATGTCCATGTGAGAGAGGGCTACATCATTCCTCAGCAG GAGCCTGCCCTGACCACCACCGCAGCACGTAGTAACCCTTTCCACCTGACTGTGGCGCTGTCTGCTGAGGGCTTGGCCAGGGGCGAGCTGTACTGGGATGATGGTGACAGCTTGGACACGTACGAGAGGGGAGACTACTCCCATATCCTCTTCATGGCAGGAGAG TCTCAGTTGGTGAGTGATCCTTTAAGGACGAATGGGGCCCTGGACGGCCTTATCCTGGGTCAAGTGCGGGTGTTCGGAGTGCCCTCTTCCCCCAACACTGTGAAGGCCAACGGGGAAATCGTGACGGATTTCACATACAACTCTGACACCATG
- the LOC134076867 gene encoding olfactomedin-4-like isoform X1 codes for MSLLEYMWRTVGVLFILLMQSAGATECSCELTNAENPFPKDKLMGIETSAVDCNQKMQSAKMSEEGALRLGLRQRLLQLQEDMSALEREDDGGLYGAVSLRIIELELAEILQLINKLNRTHDTHQSLSTKVNATMLQVQTELKQLEKFDHMQIVQKLEENKRLKRSVAQCQEELRATPPPPTPTPGSCPQGNPVRVEGPRTYTVTQYGTSYTYGSWGRDPRPAAGKENWYWLIPLTSSNVYANYVRQYTSLSSLIAGAGPKDVSIASGNPTTNTIQGPNVVMYGDALYYGCYNNPSVCRFNLTSRAITTAPLPQDSAINNKFPFCHLGACYVYTDLDFITDESGVWVAYTSAENYGNVMISEVEPGDVPRLGRTIKTSLHKRTATNTFMMCGVLYATRYVDKDTEEIFYSFDTKSGMESYNLSMRFKKMHTNIQSLNYNPSDHKLYVYSDAYAITYDVIFE; via the exons ATGTCTTTACTGGAGTATATGTGGAGGACAGTTGGGGTCTTATTCATCCTCCTCATGCAG AGTGCAGGTGCCACTGAGTGCTCTTGTGAGCTGACTAATGCTGAGAACCCCTTCCCTAAAGATAAGCTGATGGGTATCGAGACATCTGCTGTGGATTGCAATCAGAAAATGCAGTCTGCAAAG ATGTCAGAGGAAGGTGCTTTGCGTCTGGGCTTGCGGCAGCgtctgctgcagctgcaggaggaTATGTCAGCGCTGGAGAGGGAGGACGATGGCGGCCTGTATGGAGCCGTGTCTCTACGGATTATTGAGCTGGAGTTGGCCGAGATCCTACAGCTCATCAACAAACTCAACAGAACACACGACACGCACCAAAGCCTCAGCACAAAAGTCAACGCCACT atGCTTCAAGTACAAACTGAGCTGAAGCAGCTGGAGAAATTTGACCACATGCAAATTGTTCAGAAACTGGAGGAGAATAAACGTTTGAAGAGGAGTGTGGCACAGTGCCAGGAGGAGCTTAGggccacaccaccacctcctacaCCTACCCCAG GAAGCTGCCCTCAGGGTAACCCTGTGAGGGTGGAAGGGCCCAGAACATACACGGTCACCCAGTATGGTACCTCTTATACCTATGGATCCTGGGGCCGAGACCCGCGGCCTGCAGCCGGAAAGGAGAACTGGTACTGGCTGATACCACTGACGAGCAGTAACGTCTACGCTAACTATGTCCGTCAGTACACCAGCCTCAGTTCTCTGATTGCAGGGGCAGGTCCGAAGGATGTTTCTATCGCTTCTGGCaaccccaccaccaacaccatccaAGGCCCCAATGTGGTGATGTATGGAGATGCGCTGTACTACGGCTGCTACAATAACCCCTCTGTCTGCCGTTTCAACTTGACGTCGCGAGCGATCACCACGGCACCCCTTCCCCAAGACTCTGCGATCAACAACAAGTTCCCCTTCTGCCACCTGGGGGCCTGCTACGTCTATACTGACTTAGACTTTATCACAGATGAGTCCGGTGTGTGGGTGGCCTACACCTCGGCAGAGAACTACGGCAATGTGATGATCAGTGAAGTGGAGCCTGGCGATGTCCCAAGGCTTGGCCGCACCATAAAGACCTCCCTTCACAAGCGCACAGCCACCAACACCTTCATGATGTGTGGTGTTCTTTACGCCACGCGGTATGTTGACAAGGATACAGAGGAGATCTTCTACTCCTTTGATACAAAGAGTGGCATGGAGAGCTACAATTTGAGCATGCGCTTTAAGAAGATGCATACTAACATACAGTCTCTCAACTATAACCCTTCTGACCACAAGTTGTATGTTTATAGTGATGCGTATGCCATCACATACGATGTGATTTTTGAATAA
- the LOC134076867 gene encoding olfactomedin-4-like isoform X2, producing MLNYNLKRKSAGATECSCELTNAENPFPKDKLMGIETSAVDCNQKMQSAKMSEEGALRLGLRQRLLQLQEDMSALEREDDGGLYGAVSLRIIELELAEILQLINKLNRTHDTHQSLSTKVNATMLQVQTELKQLEKFDHMQIVQKLEENKRLKRSVAQCQEELRATPPPPTPTPGSCPQGNPVRVEGPRTYTVTQYGTSYTYGSWGRDPRPAAGKENWYWLIPLTSSNVYANYVRQYTSLSSLIAGAGPKDVSIASGNPTTNTIQGPNVVMYGDALYYGCYNNPSVCRFNLTSRAITTAPLPQDSAINNKFPFCHLGACYVYTDLDFITDESGVWVAYTSAENYGNVMISEVEPGDVPRLGRTIKTSLHKRTATNTFMMCGVLYATRYVDKDTEEIFYSFDTKSGMESYNLSMRFKKMHTNIQSLNYNPSDHKLYVYSDAYAITYDVIFE from the exons ATGCTGAACtataatttaaaaagaaaa AGTGCAGGTGCCACTGAGTGCTCTTGTGAGCTGACTAATGCTGAGAACCCCTTCCCTAAAGATAAGCTGATGGGTATCGAGACATCTGCTGTGGATTGCAATCAGAAAATGCAGTCTGCAAAG ATGTCAGAGGAAGGTGCTTTGCGTCTGGGCTTGCGGCAGCgtctgctgcagctgcaggaggaTATGTCAGCGCTGGAGAGGGAGGACGATGGCGGCCTGTATGGAGCCGTGTCTCTACGGATTATTGAGCTGGAGTTGGCCGAGATCCTACAGCTCATCAACAAACTCAACAGAACACACGACACGCACCAAAGCCTCAGCACAAAAGTCAACGCCACT atGCTTCAAGTACAAACTGAGCTGAAGCAGCTGGAGAAATTTGACCACATGCAAATTGTTCAGAAACTGGAGGAGAATAAACGTTTGAAGAGGAGTGTGGCACAGTGCCAGGAGGAGCTTAGggccacaccaccacctcctacaCCTACCCCAG GAAGCTGCCCTCAGGGTAACCCTGTGAGGGTGGAAGGGCCCAGAACATACACGGTCACCCAGTATGGTACCTCTTATACCTATGGATCCTGGGGCCGAGACCCGCGGCCTGCAGCCGGAAAGGAGAACTGGTACTGGCTGATACCACTGACGAGCAGTAACGTCTACGCTAACTATGTCCGTCAGTACACCAGCCTCAGTTCTCTGATTGCAGGGGCAGGTCCGAAGGATGTTTCTATCGCTTCTGGCaaccccaccaccaacaccatccaAGGCCCCAATGTGGTGATGTATGGAGATGCGCTGTACTACGGCTGCTACAATAACCCCTCTGTCTGCCGTTTCAACTTGACGTCGCGAGCGATCACCACGGCACCCCTTCCCCAAGACTCTGCGATCAACAACAAGTTCCCCTTCTGCCACCTGGGGGCCTGCTACGTCTATACTGACTTAGACTTTATCACAGATGAGTCCGGTGTGTGGGTGGCCTACACCTCGGCAGAGAACTACGGCAATGTGATGATCAGTGAAGTGGAGCCTGGCGATGTCCCAAGGCTTGGCCGCACCATAAAGACCTCCCTTCACAAGCGCACAGCCACCAACACCTTCATGATGTGTGGTGTTCTTTACGCCACGCGGTATGTTGACAAGGATACAGAGGAGATCTTCTACTCCTTTGATACAAAGAGTGGCATGGAGAGCTACAATTTGAGCATGCGCTTTAAGAAGATGCATACTAACATACAGTCTCTCAACTATAACCCTTCTGACCACAAGTTGTATGTTTATAGTGATGCGTATGCCATCACATACGATGTGATTTTTGAATAA